Genomic DNA from Pectinophora gossypiella chromosome 20, ilPecGoss1.1, whole genome shotgun sequence:
TACTATTCCATCACAAAGCACTGCTCATAAAGACTATTggtaataattttcaacaattgaatttctaattaaaaatcCAGTCCTAGTGCTTGGTATTATACTATCTGTTTCTTCTTGTTCATCATTCTGATTCTCATCAAAAACcatgacatcatttaaaattaatgacaagttGTGTAATACCGCACATTATACAATTATATGAGAAACAGTTGACAGTTTGTTACCTAGGCCTCTAGATAAACAGGGAAACCTCCGCTTCCAAATGCCGAATGTTCTTTCCACAACATTTCTGGTTTTTATTTGAGCTCTATTGTACCGTACTGAGGGAGCATCTTCGGGGGCAGGTCTTATAGGTGTGAGAACAAAAGGTAGTGTAGGATACCCATTGTCTCCGACAAGTCTTCCACTTAAAATACCCTGcgtgtattttatgtaaattgatgacatttgaaatatcctagaatcgtgCATGCTGCCTGCCCATCTGGCTACTATGTCTAATATTTCCCTCCGGGGCCCTGCAACAACCTGGACATTAATAGAAAAATCTGATTTCCTATTTCTAAAGACTTCATGGTGCTGGCACCCTGGTGTTGATACAATTTTAACATGGGTACAGTCAATAGCTCCATCGATCCCGGGAAGTCCAGGCCACTGTCCATGTCTACCCATCTCTTTAAACAATTCTCTGTTTCTGTTAGCCTCTGCTCCTCGGGGAAACTTTATGTAGTGTGTATGCAATTGAGCTAGCAACTTTGAAACCTTCGTAATAATATTTGAGGCGGTAGGCTGTGATATGTGCAGTAAGTCTCCACAGACTATCTGAAAAGGCAAGGTTTGTGtaagtcatttatgtaaaattaaattacttcctATTACTAACTTATTCCTGTCCTGGACACAGGCTTTCCTTCATTTACTCGTTCAGAAGGATATGGTGCATTGCTCTACTGTATCCAGACCTCAAGATGTTCAAATACAGGCATAGTAATTTCGGTGTTCATTGTGCTGTCACTTACACTTTTTAAAGACAAAAGTAGAATAATTAGTATTGAATAAATTCTGGCTTACCTGAAATGACGCTGTAGCATAAAATCTCAGAGTTAATAAAACTGCTATTTCCGGAGCAATCGGTAGACCTCTGTTGTCCTGTTTTTCTAAGTCACTTCTCAGTAACGATGTTATAAACAATACAGATTCTTGGCAGAATCTGTATCTTTTCTGGAACCGATCCGCTCGCATTTCAAAGGGATTTTCGGCGTCCCTGATATAAACTTTTGGCAAACGATACGCATCTTGCCATAACAAATCGTCGTAATGATCTAAATCGTCGTAATAATtgatttcttgtaaaatattttctaattccaTTATCGCGAGATCACAAAACCCGCACTCAAGTCACGGTTTGACGGCACTCAGCAAACACGATCTTAAGTAACATCTTGAGAGCACTCTTGAGAGCCgagtttcgtttattaatacggcgtcactcagttgatatcgtaaccctaaacgcgcacttaagttccgtttattaataaggacgtcatcttaagagctcactcaagatagatctcagagataagagcggtttataaatacgggcctatgttatgtaacatataatataaaatctaCCTACCGactaatacctacttacgtaggtaggtaccagggatgttatgaatatgaaatttcggatacatACACGACCTACCGCCTGAATGTGAGTTTGTGTGTAAGGATAAACAGTAGCATAAAACCGTTGTATAAGTTCTTTATATAATGTCTATATTGTccgtcaataggtaaaaaataaaaagtatcaagacgttttcatccaattacccgagtgttgcttactatagaaattttatttccccatttgcTATCAGATTCTGGTACACACCACATTATACgcataataggtatttttagaAGGGTTGCTACCAGACCATAATTTATGCAGATTTATTGCTAACTATAGTCCGGCGTAGTTCCTCCTAGGAGATGACCGGCATCTATGACGTATTCTGCTCCAGTGATGCTTGCCGCTTTATCACTGGCTAGAAACGTTATCAGTTCTGCCACTTCTTCACAATCTATCATCCTCTTCAAAGGTAGCAAAGGCGCGCGTCGCTTTTCGAACTCCTTTACATCGGTAACTCCTAGTAACTTCACCATATCTGTTTTGACCGCAGCTGGGGCTATAGAGTTCACTCTCACGCCTTTGGGTGCGAGTTCCAACGCTACACATTTGGTAAAATGTCGTAAAGCTGCTTTCGAACTGTTGTACAACAGTAAATCAGGCAAGGGACGTATTCCTCCCACACTTGTAATGTTAATGACGTTCCCTTTAGTTTTAATAAGATGCGGCACAGCTAAGTGGGTGAGCAACATGGGCGCcttaagatttatattgaacgTGGCATCGTATTTTTCAAGGAAATCTTCATAGAATATATTATGTTTGGACGATATGGCGGCGTTGTTGATAAGCACATCGATTTTGGAGAAAGCCGTGACTGTTTCACTAATAACACAGTTAACTGTCTCTTCGTTGCTTAGGTCCAATTGATTGATCCGTATGTTTTCAAACACTGCACCTTTAGAACAACATTTTTCAAAAGTATTTTGGAGAGCTTGCTGGTTGACATCAACGAGGCACAGTTTGGCTCCTAGTTCGGCAAAACCGACGGCTGTGGCGGACCCAATTCCTCCCCCTGCTCCTGTGATAATCACAACTTTGCCTTCGAAACTCATCGtattttattcaactaactagATAAGTAGATTGGTTCACGATTTCCCAAAACCTCGCCTGTGGTAAGATTGTGTAGCTAATGAAAGTTGGTTAATAATAGTCCTATTTATAAGAAGGCTGTTTATCTTTCGAGTGTTTGACACTCGATCTTTGGAGTAAATACTCCAACAATCAGGAAATCCTGGTGTCATAACAATgattataataggtacttattatcaaCCCCTgacgttatcccatttttcacgggTTTTGCtcacctaacttgaagatttgattgACAgctccggtattttacagaagtaaCAGCTTATTAGATTTCCAAGCCGCAAACGGAacatcagcccaatacaggttagatatcacatacctctgaaactcatttctcgggaatgtgggtttttcaAACAtgcaataaaagaaaacaaattcgaaaaacaCTGGGCTCCACGTCCAATCCAGCccctgctggattcgaacctgcgacctcacacttggctatcattttttttacatgatttgccgcaaatggcattaactgcttggccagacaaatggggagcgctgagggctctcacccggtacaaaaattaagacaacaggcctgtggggtgcccagttgggcgcgaacctcggcacagggcgtgttgtctgagaggaagaatatttgagagaattaatcgacactagtgggtcgataacgataagcgctgaatgagggaaatcgtcgatcacgcgggcggggtcagtatcggagTTTTGAAGTGTTTGCTGGCGCGTgctgattggtcgcctctatcgctagagtaatcggatacTTGTCTATCACTGTTCTACAACTTCTTGATAACCGCGACAAGCTGGACACCTCCATGGTAacttaatattatacatataacgcCTTTACGCAATAGTATCATATatatcatagagcaacacgagaGGGAGTAGATATACGCAatataaacctagctcagccgctggtggggagcggagagttgccgttctatacatagtaaattattattccttattctatggctctAAAAAAACTAGTTGCAGTCGGCCTGTGCACTACAGTGAATCGTGCGTGGCTGAAACGACGTCCTTGAAAAATGACAACATTTTCGGTTTTATGGGATTTTTGCTGCCAAAGACCAAGTATTTGCTGCAAAAAGGGATCTGGCATAATTATACAGCATTCATGCGGGAAGCCAAATGGCGCAGAGAATCAAGGAGACTAATCACGTAATTCTAACTTAAACTTTTTGAACACAACCTTACTTCAAAAAAGCTTCACCGTCTGGACTCGATTTGCCAAAACAATCAAATTGACACTGTGTTGACATAATTTGAagtgaaatttaataaaatattatctaccAGTTATTAAGTATTCATATTATGCACATTTGTGTTAAACATCATGGTAGATTTGGGATACTTACATAaatcggtaagtattttttttatttaattaatactaTTACTATGACCAGCCCACTTGATTCCACTGCTAGCCAAAGGCCTTTCCACAACTCACGGTCCTGTGCGAGCTCCATCCAGTCCTTCCGATAACAGTTAAGATGATCACACCAGCTTTTTCGGGGTCTACCACAGGATCATCCTGATATCGCGGTATACTTAATAGgatacttgacaacctagtcaaatgagatactttttacgaaacttcaAAACGAAATGACAATGGGAATGGGCGAAagtggtccaagaacctccactgatgagacatATGtgatgaaagcttatgctttccctatgattttggcaaaattctattagattctgtcccggggttctttttctatGGTCATGTTTgccctggctaaaaatgtgataaaatacagtgggggacTAAATTCGACttaagaaccccgggacaggaTCTGATAGAACTTAGTCAGAATCAatgggaaagcataagctttcattacatataagtctcatcagtggaggttcttggaccactTTCGCCCATTCTCATTTCCTTTGGagcttgtatggaaatactgtcctgacgttatcaataaaaacagtcaaacgttgtaagtacttaattcataaataaaattcgattaaGTTGTAAAGTAAAACGAGATTGATTTTTGTACATCTTACGGCTTTTATTTCTAACTtagcattattataatttatctttgaccaagtCAAACACCATATTCGCGCCGCGCCATTCATTGTCCCGATTTCTGTGTGAACAGGTGCGTAATGTAACTTTCTTCTTTTAACTTTTGCatattttcctcaccttatggttgtctggaagagattgcttttagcgataaggccgccatttgccatgtacatAGTTAATAAAGTCTCTTTTGCAactattttctttcattttttttggtgcaataaagtaggtatacttatttgTAATGTAATATCGAACGTTGCAAATATTCTCATATTGATTGTGCTTATTTGTTCACTTTAGTTAAacgtatcgggtgagagccttcagcgctccccatttgtccggccaagtagttaatgccatctgcggcaaatctagaataagtcacgtaaaaaaaaaaatgttcacttTAGTACCTGTGAAACAGTAGCGGCCTTAGGgcaatcaaccaagactggttcgcCCTGGCCGCAAATAAAAACTTCGAATTAGATTGCGGCCatataaaactcataccgggtagccgtaaacaacatttttaaaagatttaattacttaggtaaatttcggtggccatAAACTAAGtgaaaatgtttgtattttaaggggctgaggggtgctacttgaggtaaaataaataattcgcaccacataaatattttgctagggccgccactgctaTGAAATTACTATGTTGTGAATCTAGAGTGTTTGCTAATCGTTGCCTTGGCAACCAAGACGCTATCCTCGGCAAACAATCGATTCAAGATAGCTATACATTATACATTACAACAGTTAGGTAGGCGTTACACATTAATGAACCTTAAGGAAGTACATAGTAGGTATAATACCTACTGAGAAAAGAGGTCGTGATATTTGGTTTATACTTAGGTCAGGGCATTCGCCTGCTACAGTTTACAAATAAGTAACTTAGTCTAGTAAAGTATCACCTTTATTTGGCCCATTGTAAAATATACCCTATTTACATCATAAATAGCCTAATACATCATCTTTTGAGAACTAAAGCCATGATATTTGACGTaatataaggccgcctgttgtgcttttctgtatatgctgtccttatctctgtattttgtgtccgttgtgctcaataaagtatacgtattgtctatctatctatctaatataTTTACGTACACTCTATGCCCCTTCTCTAGTTGGTTGAggtctgtgcctagcagtgggacgtatgtaggagataatcacggaatagaagaaatgaGTTTCTTCCATTGGCTATAATTATCTTATGTATACGTGCCATTATTGGGCTTTAACTTcccattaacggcctccgtggtccagtggtttgagcgttcgggtCACgattattacaggctgatcacatgattgtccgaaagtaagatgatccgttcttcggaaggcacgttaaggttGGCCCCGGTTGCTACCTACTGATGccagttagtagtcgttacatgagccatgtcaggggtctttggcggttcaatggtaaccctgacaccagggttgatagcgttggtaatccaccacacaacccacacgatagaagaagattgggcTTTGGGCATGCCTACCCTCAAACAACTAGGATACTCCATGAGTCTACCCTTTTGCGGGTGTTCCCAGAATTTCACGGCTtagggcgtcgcctgagagaATTATACTTTAGAGAATCGGCCCCTGGtgaatagcgataagcgctgaaagagtGAATGCGTCGACCACTCCGGCGGGATTATTTAAAACGCTGGGTCGATTTTGGTGATGAAAGTTGTGTTTTAGTAACTTGTGGTCCAGCCTATTCCGATCGGGATAGTGGACGTAAGTTATGTTTGTACAAAAACGAGCGATTATCGATTAGAcactattttaaaaaaaggtacCATTAAGTTAATTTCCTCTTTTAATTAAAGTGGTTTTCCAATATACGTTTAATTTTATCCACCACGCTATGTGTGATAAGATACGAAGAGATAGAAAGTACTCAAGTCGAGTAGTATAGGTTCGATATAGTGATACTCGTATCTGTTATGGCATTACACTATTTAATCCTACTTTAATGCTTAGATagatgattcaaattcaaattcaaaaatatctttattcagtaggtaacatagttacactttgaatcgtcaatttttacataacgaacgtctcatccgcctaaaactactgcagcttctcacaatctgtatagccggggaaaagaagctgcaagaaaaacctcggcacagggccctagacgttctttaaaaaaataaaaataaacataaaatattgatatacaattgagtaatttagctgcctaatatcagttctcagacagttaatcccatgcattcatattccTTTGTATTGCAACTCCATAATATAATCTAAAATATTTCCAAAAAACTCAAAAGTGACATAACACTGCGCTCACGAGTCAAAGCCCATAAGCACATCAATCGCACAATAaactacttaaaaaaatacccacacctcaccgagctttctgttaaccaatctgataggtggtgagccatatcgccgtttAAACgtggagccaactgtgttagggaaaacttaaggtaaattaataactcattggtgcaagtcgaaAAGTCAtaagaatataatgttattacGGTAACAGTACCATATACATCTATTTGCAATAATCACTTCGACCAACGCGCAATAAAACGATCTATGAACTGACTTGAGCCAATCTTTACAAGTCTACGATTCTTTTAATAATTAGGACCCTCTACGCTGTGCTACGGAATAGCTACGGAGCTACAAAAAATACCGAAATGCTTCAGTAGCGAGGAGGCCGCGTAGCAAGCCGCACGCTACGACGGCGTTAcgagaaaaatatttgttttaattttatactttatcaGGTGTTTTATATGTCTATTTCATCAATTGTAAGTCTACATTTTATTCATTAATCATCTTTCAGTTGCTAAGTGTATCGATAAACAACCTTGTTTACgaagttaagtaggtacttatttgtttacattttgctAGGTACATACCAGAAGTTTCGTTCATAtctaaaattacttttattccttttttgtgCTGGTTTACGTCTATTATAAGAATGAATgacaagaattatttttatcattttttaaataaatactattaACACTTTTGGGTacaaattttacttattttttcgattgaaataaatttaataattattgtaagtaagtatcggAACTTTTATCGaatgattttttacttttttcgagTTTTAAGGATTCCTGAAAATagaaatacttacctaaaattttaaaaacctttCCAAATCCTCACGCCCGCCAATACCAAAATATTCACCTTAAATTCCTCAGTTTAACAGGTCTCATTGCAAAGTTAAATGCTTGCGTGACAAGTCAGTATTTCCCCCAGTCGTTGTTTGCCGAAACTTAGGTACCAAAAGCGTTCCCCACCTGTCCGGTCAAATAGTGGCCCCAGGCAGAAAAACATGTCTCACGGGTTATCGGGACTGTTTCGGGAGCGGAATATATTCTCAGAATGTTTCatacaatgagggattttccaggttaCGATCCCTAAAAAACTGTAGGTACTTAGGTGTATAAGTAGTTTAGATGAGTCTTtgcttaaccttctaatttcatggataacagacatatgcatcttttatctttgtttttgggtataatttattactttgcggTGCCCACTGCGCGCACCAACCTCGGCAGATGCGCTCCAGTAGCGCGCGCACTAAAGACCATTAATACTATCTCCGTACTCCACACTGACATCGATCTATTTACGTGTTCGTTAATGAAATTCACAGACTTAGTTATAAAACTCTTGAgtttataatggtgctaattcctgtaaataccatctaatttaattttaagttatatctgtcattttcttatccgccgaaaaggaaagggacgggtaatcgacaagcataaaatttatggaacacacgtcaattttaagcacaaatctaaaccaaccgtctaaaaattttccGTCAAttacccgacacagttaagtacacag
This window encodes:
- the LOC126376387 gene encoding uncharacterized oxidoreductase TM_0325-like codes for the protein MSFEGKVVIITGAGGGIGSATAVGFAELGAKLCLVDVNQQALQNTFEKCCSKGAVFENIRINQLDLSNEETVNCVISETVTAFSKIDVLINNAAISSKHNIFYEDFLEKYDATFNINLKAPMLLTHLAVPHLIKTKGNVINITSVGGIRPLPDLLLYNSSKAALRHFTKCVALELAPKGVRVNSIAPAAVKTDMVKLLGVTDVKEFEKRRAPLLPLKRMIDCEEVAELITFLASDKAASITGAEYVIDAGHLLGGTTPDYTSFQKITYLELYQSQQHHQYQLLELGPPQTHLGLQLHHWLQAPLQ